The following DNA comes from Acidobacteriota bacterium.
TCACTCGCAGTTCGTCCGCCCGGTCTCGAACGAGGACCGGCGGTTCGGCACGGTCAGCTACGCGGGGGAGTACCAGAACGAGCTGCAGCTCCCTCAGATGTTCGGCACGCGGCGCGTCGGTCCCGACTTGATCCGGTCGGCCGGGAAGCACTCGAACGACTGGCACGTCGCGCACTTCTGGCGGCCGACGGACGTCGTGCCGTCGTCGGTGATGCCGACCTTCACGTGGTTCTACGACGCTCAGGCCGACCCGAACCTTCCGCCGTCGCCGAACGAGCGCGGCCTCGCGATCGTCGCCTACGTCCAGTGGCTCGGGAGCTGGGCCGAGCAGCCGGACGCCGCGCTTCTGGCCGCCCACCCGGCGGAGG
Coding sequences within:
- a CDS encoding cbb3-type cytochrome c oxidase subunit II codes for the protein MNPLERLGTIVLVAGLVFFALSVVVEAWLPWQTLRHIPMQSVEQIASVVPLDFTDLAARYPDPFRKYYGEPGPASFARALRTGRDVYIAEGCWHCHSQFVRPVSNEDRRFGTVSYAGEYQNELQLPQMFGTRRVGPDLIRSAGKHSNDWHVAHFWRPTDVVPSSVMPTFTWFYDAQADPNLPPSPNERGLAIVAYVQWLGSWAEQPDAALLAAHPAEESR